The sequence aatagtgttttaatcattaaaatatttacttctaaaatgtaaaagataatttttattcatttaattttttttaaagcattttcaaaaatagtttttaaatcattaatataatttttgtttatttatgatttaaaaatagagttcattatttttaaaagagcttaaaagaacaataaaaaaatgattaaataaaatgaagggaGTAGGTTTTAATTATAGatatttgaaagattttttattaattatcaaactCGGGTTGGTATAAATCACAATTCTCCAGTACAAAAAACAGTATCAATCAAGTGATACGGAAATATAAGTTTCGATGTCACTATTACTTTTATCTGGACCCGTTTATTTGTACTCTGTTTATATCACTTGGTAGCCTTCATCCTCCTACAAAGTTTCCCCATAGGAATTGGGCCTATACGTGTAGGCGCATCCATTGTGAATGAACACTCGTCAACAAAACTCCGAAAACTTGTCAGGGAAGCAACGACAAGACAGAGACATCTGGAACTTTTATCCGTCTTCGCACCTCCTCTCTACGCTACTTTCTCGCACCTTGACAGAAAGGAGAAGAGGCCAATGGGGGAGGAAGTGAAAGTGGATAAATGGGGGTATGAGGTGAACACCTCCTCCGATGCTTGCATCTCTGCCATCAACGCATACTACCACCAGGTTtggcctctctctctctctatatatatatatattcaaaattcagaGTTCCAGAATCCTTGCCTTCCAGTTCTGAACTCAGTTTGGTGTTTTGGGAACTAATTGAAGTTGATGATTTACGGGAGAGAGAGGTCCGTGATTCTGGAAGCGCCGCTTCGCGATCAACACTGCGTATTAGCCAACATATTGGCTGCTCATTTCCTCTGCTCCAACGATCCTTCCCGTGCTCCGCTCCACATTCAGGCCGCCAAGTCTCGCCTCGTGAGttctcttctttctccttttttttttaagattaaattttctaatttcattttttttttttttttttatgtatgcACAGCAACAAGCCTCCGCATATGAGAAAGCGGTTTTCGATGCCGTCAGCTGTTTGATTTCCCAGGACAGGGATGATGATCTTGCTCTGGAGTTGCACTCTAAGgtttctttatttcttcaattttcaatcaatttttatttctttgttttggatTGTTCAGTATTGGAGCCAAGCTCAATTGGCCTGGTAGGACTTCATATCATTTCAAAACCGGTTCAGCACATTCCACAGGGAATCCTTTCAAATCGGATTAAACCAATCTTAGTGAATGATTTTGCAAGGAATATTCTCAATGGCTTTTTAAGCAAGCACCCGATTTCTGCCCTAAAAATCTGTCTTAACTTTTGAATTTTTCCACAAAAGGATGTGTCAACTGAATTCACTATAAGAGTGACGTTTGATGCATGGGAATAGGAATGGAAAAAGGATAGGAAAGGAGGTGGGGAATAGGAAGGGAGGTGAATAACAATACAATGTAAATGACAAGAATCAAAATTCTAGTGAGTGTGAGATTGGGTTTCTATGACAATGAATTCCTATTTCCATTCTGGAAAAACAATCCCAACACATTAATAAATGGGAATGGAATTGATTTCTCATTCTCTATTCCAATGTTTCAAACATGGCCTAAAAGAACGAGGTTCATATAAGTGTATGCTTAGATATGCATGATATGAGTAGTCACATCCCTTATATCTTATTATGTTATGTATTAACTACTCTAATCTTGCTACAATCCTCTGATTGCTGAATATTACATATATCAAGATGTATTAACTACTCTTTTCCATGTACCAGTAACAGCACATTACCTGATTGTAAGCCCCCAAATAGAAGTATATTATCCATGTGAAAATATCATGATTGCTCAAAGATGGTTGAATTGGCTTAATGTTAGAAAATTGTCTTCTGTTTATAGTTTGAAAAGCAATGAATATTGAGAGCTTGATGGTTGCATTTCATGAATTGAAGAGACTGTTGCTATTGGTTGTACCATGATAGAGTGATTTTATCATAAAGAATTTAACTTGAGTTTTACTCCCTACCTGTGATGTGCATAACTCAGCCATTCTTATGCAAATTCATACTCCTTTGCAGTTATTAAAAGATTTTCCAAGAGATCTGGTATCTTTAAAGAGGGCTCAAGTGTTTTGCTTTTACATGGGTCGACCTGATCTATCTTTCAATCTTGTTCAACAGGTTCCATTctacacaaaataaaataaatgtatttatttatttattttattcagtGGAAACATCATTATTAAACCATGCTGCATTTTGCTAATAATTTCTTTCCGAAAATTTATGGTTCTTTTACTAATACAGGAATACATGTGATACATATCTTATGTTTTAACTGATTCTCCATCTATTTCATGTTGATTAGGTACTTTATCATTTATGTATTTAACAGGTTCTACATGAAAACCAGaatgaaaattacatttatgGCATGCTTGCCTTTAGTTTATTAGAGTGTGGTCAAATGGAAGATGCTGAAAAAGCTGCAAAAAGGGGATTTGAGATCAACAAGCAAGATTGCTGGTCACAACATGCTGTGAGTAAAAACTATTATATCTGCATAAGATATACTTATTTGTCTCTTTATACTTCAACTTATTCTTTTCACCAATGTTTTAACTTAACTTTGCATgcattcaccatatactagagAATATATGTTTTTGGGTTCAAGTTGATGCACAGTTGTTGGTTACATGACATGTATTGgaaagtgtcccaaattcctaattagtatagattcctttttgtaaagaatattgcaCAAACTATTTCTTAAGTTGATatgttattgtaatattagatttctttATAGAATAAGAAAAGTTATTAGGAATATCTCCATAAATACTCTAAATCATAAGGGGGggaagttatgagatggagatggactcgtaaagactatatgaggtggatagaatatgagaaataataggAGACACTTGGTGGAGCGAGAGGCTCGTGGTTCAAAGCGTAGGTACAAGGAGTGGGAAAAAATGAGATGTTTTAGAAACCTAATAGTTGTACCTAGTTTCTGTCCTTGATAATATTCCCTATGGCTTAATGGAATGATTCTCTTTCATCTATGGATGTAGGCATATTAGCCAAACCACGTTGAAACCTTGTGTACCTTTATGTAGATTATTTTActtttgtgttcttgaactaataTGTTTCCATTAAAGCTTCTGCTGGTACAACAACGTGcccataaatattttaatgctaTGAACATAGAAAGTTTGTTATTATCATCATCTTTTGGAAAAGTTCaactattaatataaatatgacTCCAAGTTTCATGTATGGCCTAAATATAAGTTGTTAGTAACATAAATTTATGTTGTTATATTAATAACTGGTTGCAGCTGGAACCTTGTTCCTTTCTCATTTGTAAGAACCCAAATTATTTTCACTCCTTAGTTGATTCTTATAACGGTAGGACTTCTGTGCAGTTGTGCCATGTTCTTCAATATGAGTGTCGTTTCAAAGAAGCAGTAGAGTTCATGGTAGAATGCTCATCCTCATGGAGTTTGTGTTCATCTTTCATGTATGGATTGTTATGTCCTTTAAGCAAGATTTTACCATTAAGTTTATTTTACAATTAAGATGGCTAAACAAATTTATACTTCAGGTTGACACACAACTGGTGGCATGTTTCTCTTTGTTACTTAGAAGGTCATTCCTCAATCAGAAAAGTCCTGGAGGTTTATGACGATTATATCTGGAAGGAGTTGGAAAGACCTGACGCTGCATCTGCAGAGGTAAATTGTTCAATAGTCTCGTAAATATAGACCATTTTATTGTAGTAAGTCCTAAATTTCTTGTGAATTCAGGTGTACTTGAATGCTCTGGGATTGTTATTGCGGGTATATGTGCGAGGTCATGCTGTTGTCTTTGAGGACCGTCTGAAGACCTTAGTGAGCCGTTTGACAGATCAAGTAAGGATACATTGCCTTTATTATGAGATGTCTAATATCTGATGTCTGTTTAGAAATTGAGGCATGaaaattctataatttaaaGGATGTTTCAGACAGCTGGTTCTCATACATACTTGTTGAGTTTCTCCAGCCAGAACCAACGATTCTACTTCTTTATTGTTACTTTATAGAAAATAGGCATTTTGAGATCATGTTTGAATGTTGAATATTCTTACACATTTACAGGGTATTCAGGGTTTTTATTGAACAGCCTGATATTTGGTCCCTGCACtgatttgaaacaaaaatctaATTGGAATCCTGAGGAGCATTTTATGTCATAACCCCTTTCATCTCAGGCCATGTTGGACTAAAAGAAGAAAGGGCTTCCCTATTTGATCCAACTTTCATGATCAATATCATGCATGTAGGCTTTTGTAAGGCAATATGTAATATTCCAAAAGGCATGCCAATCAATATCACtcaagagaaatttttttaaaaaatgaaagagaaaaaaaattgctattGGTGAGAGAAGGATGTTCATTTTAGGCCAAAAATTAAGAGTGTTGATGCCCTGCACACCTTTCGTGCTtgcatatcaatttttttatatattctgaGTACTTCTTCCCAATTTGAATCTGCTTTGGGGTGATGTAATTTCTATgctatcttatttatttaaaccctctactttttcatgatttaaccaatcattcttgatttttttatgcACATTACAATGTTCAGTCCACCTGGTATATAGAATGGCACCTTGATTTGCTGACAATATGGGCTTTGGCTAGCACTGGAGAATTGGTTAAAGCAGAGGCTTTACTCCAGGGCTTGAAATCCAGGTTAGGGATCTTTCTCCCTCTCTCCTATAAGTTGTAGCCTGACATTTAGTTTACTGTAGATGTTTTCATTTTACAGGCTTTCTAGGATGAGCATGAAGAAGCAACAAACCATGCAGAGAGGGATTCTGGTTTGTTCCCAACTGATTCATGTCTTTATTGATTAGTTCATGCACTTCCCTATTGGTTGGTCCCTTGAtaaatcagcatcacaaaactCTACCTGACCCTCGCTATGGATGGCCATAGGAGTTGAATTTGTTTGGATATATTAGAGCTGGCGCTGAACTTGCTTGAATACATTCGAGCTTGAGTTGCTGATCCACTAAGATATTTACTCCATCAAAACAACTTTGTTAAAACCAGAATAGATGAAAATGCTTATTCTTAAGTTGGGTGAGAATTGTTGTTAAATTATCTGATAACACTTCACAATAtgtatgatatattttttgttcttaggaaaacaagcaaaacaaaacaaaaagcaaaaaaccaAATTCATGGTACCATTGTATATAATGTCTTAAATATTGTTAGTTTAAAACTTATTTAGGCCTTGCTTGGATTGGTTTTTGAGAAGCCAAAGATCATTTTACAAACTTAAGAAGATCATTTCTACTTGTTTggataattttgttaaaaaagctTATAGCTTAAACCCTATTTTGGTTTATGCAGGAAGTTGACTTATATGTAATGAAACTTTTACAATACTAATATTACTCTTTGAAAATTATGGCTTGGGCTTTAGCTGCAGCTTTAGTTTAAGCTAAATCCAAAAACAGAATGTTATCTCAAACAGAATGTTACTCGGAATCTGATCTATTTCAAGGTTGTTTTTTCTTGCAATTTGAggcatattttcatattttatacaTACCCAGCTTGCAGAAGCCCTATACGAGTATGGTAGGGGTAACCACAAACGAGCACTGGAATTGCTTGGTCCAGATTTTAATGCCAATCACTGTAAGGTATTTTCATCAAGCACTATTGTTGGTGTCTATATTCTGActacattattatttattccaGGAAAGAAACATGAATTTACTTCTTTATTCCAGATGATTGGGGCATCAGATGAACAGCTTGATGTTTTTAATGAACTTTGGTACAGCATGTTGCTGAGCACGGGACAAGCTACGAAGGGTATGATTTCACCCTTTTGTTTTAGTAAAACATTGTGATGATTTATTTCTGACTCCGATTAGTCACTTGCAGCAATTGAAGTGATTGAAAAGCAGGTTAAGAATAGGGAAGGAGTCCCTTTCTTGTGGCGTCTGTTGGTATGTCTCTGCCATATGGCCCTTTTTGCTCTGGTATAAATTTTGTGCAGGAGGGTAGGAGGGTTGAATATTATCATATATGGATATGAATGGATGTATATATCTGCATTGTTGGTACAGGAGAGAGGTTACTCCATGACTGGCAAGCAGGAAGCGAGGGTTGCAGGCGAGAAAGCTATGGCTTTGGAGACTTCATATTTCAAATAGCTGGCATGAATCGACCGGGCTGACATTTTTTGCTCTGCCAGCCCTAGTGCTTAATGAGGGTGAACTGTTGCTCCCCTGATCTCGGGCATGTCATCATATAGTTTAAATCGAATATTTAGCACATTTCTGGTGATGTATCATAAtcaataaatatgtaatttgaCATGAGCGCATTTCCTCTCTATATTTAGGTGGtatgtgttttttttacttaaatagaaattaaaactaaataatgtttaataatgttaaataataagttgtttgactttttaatatttttatatttattaagtattaaaaagtaaagaaaaactatcAAATTccctcaacattttttaaaaaaaaagtcaaataatttagctttttttattcaataaaaaaattaaaaaataagtaaaaaaaaaaaaagaaaagaagaagaaaggcaaATGAACTAAATTGTGAAAGtaaattactttcaataaaaatttaaaaataaaaaaaacaccttattttatGTTctagaaatgaataaatatgtaaataaacatttaaaaatttgctTCCTTGTGGTAGGTATTGAATAACTTGGTTATCTATGTTTGGTGTTTCAGAACCTTGTTGATTTTTCAGGCTCCATTATAGGAGGAGAATAAGGGTTCAAGATCTGCTGATGCAGAGTCCTTTGCCCCATGGTGGACCAATGGGATTCAAAGGTGCTCCCTTTAATCTTGTGAGtttgcattttcttctctttggccTATTGCCGGATAATGGAAAAAGCAAGGGAGTATTGACCAAAAAAAaggactttaaaaaaaaatgataaagtaaACATGATTTCAAAATAATGCCTAATCTTGTATCACCGTCACATAGACCTTTacgtcataaaaccgtagttgatgactatgattttgaatttttaaaagttatcaAAATCGTAATTACCAACCACGACTTTAACTTTTAGGATAATTTGTGTGAAATTTAACATTCTCCCACAACAAAGaaaaccttttcttttgttagtttctttttattatgattaaatatctttgttttagtttagttcaataattttatcttaataGAAACTAAGTtgtttaagtttcaaaaataatcAACTAGTCTAATATAAGTATTAGAATCATCAAAGCACATTTAGATCAAATCTCGAGGACAACAGCATGGCTTACTACTAATTGTAGTAGCCTTGTCTCTAGTTTTTAATGACCAAGGCTATTATGTATTAACTTTATATACTTATAGAGAGTAAAGGTTGAGTCAATGGTCCCTATGTTAGGCTAAAGGCACACTTGCCATGGACACCAACCCCTACCTTAGTGGATGTCTGCCTATGCCAAATGTTCAGGAAGTGTACCATCACCTTCCAATTGGgaagatattttttatgtaaGATATTATTGTTTAGTCTGCATGAGAAGAGGAATGAAATCTTTAAGTGTGTAGAAGTGGTCTTACAAGGTTAGTCAATTTGAATTCCCATAAAGTGGTGTTGACTTGATCTATCATGCAAGATTGACATTGACTTACTCCTAGTAGGTGGTGTTAACCTCACCTTTCATATAGGTGTTATCGACACACCCCtctcattttatgaaaattgggGGCATCTTCTTCAAATTTGTATCATTTCATGGTCTCTTCACTTTATCTCCACAATACCTAGAAAATGTCCCACTTAGGGTATAACACCTTAACTCTATTACGATTGCCCATTTAAAGATTTGCGCTTAATAGCTCCTGCATGGACCTAATACACCTCAATGCTAACTTAGTCCTCCCATCATCGAGTCTTAATATATGTTGAAGGTCTTGTGTAGACCCCTCTTTGGATCGGGAGAGTTTGGTCTTTTAGAGTGAGCAGGGCATTTCATTTTCAGGAGTGGGGGACGGCTTCCAAGGGTGAGCAAGCTGTTGAGACATGTGACAAAGACAttaccaccttgccatggtggtggttagaATGGAGACACCTTTGAGCAAGGAGCAATAAAACTGGTAGAGAACGTTGAGGGAAGAAGTAGAGTGGGTGAAGGCTTGGGGagtgaagcaaaaaaaagaaaaaacagaggaCTACCAATGAGGAAAAGAGGAGATTTTTAGAGCAAAAACAGAGAGCCAGAGGGAGGCGGGGTGGAGACTTTTTGGAGAGAGCTTGAGAAAGGGAGTTGGAAGTTGGGCTCAAGGGGAGACCTATCAGGGACTACTATAGCATCTCTTCTTCTCCAGCTTTAATGGTGTGAGGCCACCGTACCTGTATGTATCTACGCTACACGTAACCGTATACAATCCTCCATCTTTGCATGCCTCACCAACTCCTTCACAGAAAAATACCCAAAATCCAAATGAGATGATTTCAAAATAGTATGCAATTGAAATTCATCACCAAAACCACCTTTATTTCAGTGTCAATTGCGACCTAGATGATAAAAACTGGTAATCGCTTCTGGGTATTTGTTGTTTTCCCCTCCTTGGATCGCTATCTAATgtggtttgtatgatttttttcttgaatctatgcattttgttttggttggtgtcgttttcctttgcttttttttttttttttcactgttccattttatttgtttgttgtcGTTTGATGTTTGAGGGTGTTGGGAAGGCATCCATTTCTGCATTCAGGTCTGGTGTTGTCATGGGTTTTCTACTTGTTGCAAACGGTCTTTTGGTGCTATACATTGCTATTAATCTCTTCATGCTCTACTATAGTGATGACTAGGAAGGCCTTTCTGAGGCTGTTACTGGTTATGGACTTGGTAGATCTTCCATGGCTCTCTTTGATAGAGTTGGTGGTGGAATCTACGCAAAGGTTGCTAATGTTGGTGTTGATCTTGTGGGAAAGGTTGAGAGGAACATTCCTAAAGATGATCCAAGAAATCCAGTTGTGATAGCAAACAATGTTGGTGATAAAGTTGAGGATATTACTGGAATGGGATCTTATTTTTGTGGCTCTATGCTGAGTCATCCTGTACTGCTCTTGTTGTTGCTTTCATCTCATCATTTGGTATCAATCATGATTTCACTGCTATGTGATATCCCCTGCTTGTCAGTTCCATGGGTATTCTTGTTTGTTTGATCACCACTCTCTTTGCAATGGATTTCTTTGAGATCAAGGCTGTCAAGGAAATCAAACCAGCATTAAAGAAATGGATTATCATCTCCACTGTTCTTGACTGTGGGAGTTGCAATTGTCAGTTGGGTTGCCCTTCCATCATCCTTCACAATCTTCACTTTTTGGGTCttagaaaattatgaagaaTTGGCAATTGTTCTTGTGTGTGGGTGTTGGTCTTTGAGCTAGGCTTATTATTGGGTTTGTAACTGCTTATTACATCAACAAAGTAGCCACCTTTGCACCCTAGCCCACACTCATGcccacctttggcatgcaatccCAACAGCTACATCCCatcctttttattcttcatcctcatatgtcaaaattaaattttcaaaaattcaattttcaaataatttttaaaactccgattttcaaatacttttcaaaactccaattttcaaaatttcaactttcaaataatttttaaaactctaattttcaaaacttccattttcaaataatttttcaaaactccaatttttaaatttaatttaaaaaaattcaattctcaaatgattttcaaaactttagtttctttcaaatttaattttcaaaacttccattctcaaataattcttcaaaattccaattttcaaatttaattttcaaaacttccattttcaaataattttccaaaattcaaaatcaaatttaatttttaaaaaatcaattctcaaataatttttcaaaatatcaattttcaaatttaattttcaaaacttcaattttcgaataatttttcaaaattccaattcttaaatttaattttcaaaactcccattttcaaataattttcca is a genomic window of Vitis riparia cultivar Riparia Gloire de Montpellier isolate 1030 chromosome 1, EGFV_Vit.rip_1.0, whole genome shotgun sequence containing:
- the LOC117913829 gene encoding tetratricopeptide repeat protein 38 isoform X1, encoding MGEEVKVDKWGYEVNTSSDACISAINAYYHQLMIYGRERSVILEAPLRDQHCVLANILAAHFLCSNDPSRAPLHIQAAKSRLQQASAYEKAVFDAVSCLISQDRDDDLALELHSKLLKDFPRDLVSLKRAQVFCFYMGRPDLSFNLVQQVLHENQNENYIYGMLAFSLLECGQMEDAEKAAKRGFEINKQDCWSQHALCHVLQYECRFKEAVEFMVECSSSWSLCSSFMLTHNWWHVSLCYLEGHSSIRKVLEVYDDYIWKELERPDAASAEVYLNALGLLLRVYVRGHAVVFEDRLKTLVSRLTDQSTWYIEWHLDLLTIWALASTGELVKAEALLQGLKSRLSRMSMKKQQTMQRGILLAEALYEYGRGNHKRALELLGPDFNANHCKMIGASDEQLDVFNELWYSMLLSTGQATKAIEVIEKQVKNREGVPFLWRLLERGYSMTGKQEARVAGEKAMALETSYFK
- the LOC117913829 gene encoding tetratricopeptide repeat protein 38 isoform X2, which codes for MIYGRERSVILEAPLRDQHCVLANILAAHFLCSNDPSRAPLHIQAAKSRLQQASAYEKAVFDAVSCLISQDRDDDLALELHSKLLKDFPRDLVSLKRAQVFCFYMGRPDLSFNLVQQVLHENQNENYIYGMLAFSLLECGQMEDAEKAAKRGFEINKQDCWSQHALCHVLQYECRFKEAVEFMVECSSSWSLCSSFMLTHNWWHVSLCYLEGHSSIRKVLEVYDDYIWKELERPDAASAEVYLNALGLLLRVYVRGHAVVFEDRLKTLVSRLTDQSTWYIEWHLDLLTIWALASTGELVKAEALLQGLKSRLSRMSMKKQQTMQRGILLAEALYEYGRGNHKRALELLGPDFNANHCKMIGASDEQLDVFNELWYSMLLSTGQATKAIEVIEKQVKNREGVPFLWRLLERGYSMTGKQEARVAGEKAMALETSYFK